One Thiocapsa bogorovii DNA segment encodes these proteins:
- a CDS encoding chemotaxis protein CheW, whose amino-acid sequence MDLERTESETIASDHDELDMILDRRRGAGAQVVEVETAKVKLVIFVVGEALLAFPARVLVEILPLTTIHFVPGCPPALEGVINVRGDIASVVRLGDLLGLTHAPSARRSAILLARGTQVRSGLRVDRVVDVLDVTEASIQAPPDSLPEPLRGLATGVFEHQGHVVMLLDLDRVFQTLVPEQR is encoded by the coding sequence ATGGATCTTGAGCGAACCGAATCGGAAACCATCGCGTCCGATCACGATGAGCTGGACATGATCCTGGATCGGCGACGCGGAGCCGGCGCACAGGTCGTCGAGGTGGAGACCGCCAAGGTCAAGCTCGTGATCTTCGTCGTCGGCGAGGCGTTGCTGGCCTTCCCGGCGCGCGTGTTGGTGGAAATCCTTCCGCTCACGACCATCCATTTCGTCCCCGGCTGCCCACCGGCCTTGGAGGGCGTCATCAATGTCCGCGGCGATATCGCCTCGGTGGTCCGCCTCGGCGATCTGCTCGGCCTGACGCATGCCCCGTCCGCGCGTCGCTCGGCCATCCTGCTCGCCCGGGGCACGCAGGTGCGCAGCGGCTTGCGGGTCGATCGGGTGGTCGACGTTCTGGACGTGACCGAGGCGTCCATCCAAGCCCCGCCAGACAGCTTGCCCGAGCCCCTGCGCGGGCTCGCAACCGGGGTGTTCGAGCATCAGGGACACGTCGTGATGCTGCTCGATCTGGATCGGGTGTTTCAGACCCTAGTGCCCGAGCAGCGGTGA
- a CDS encoding diguanylate cyclase codes for MVAERGNAPAPAAPNKAESFQIRKARLRASFLSQLPGRLADARRAVAELRPGEIDHAHLDALYILFHTLKGSGATFGFRQISDAAKAAEQTVRNAMDSGAPVEAALPNALERMMDDLDALALAADVQVDPDVAPGFELPRSEPAAGQPSDARPGQSADRSQRMVYLCDDDPDLAAQLAGQLGCFGYRVRAFTNLPDLREAVEAERPSALILDVVFPEDENAGPRMLAELRSGKQATIPCIFISCRDDFGGRLQAVRAGGNAYCTKPIKMVELLEFLDRLTNPHPPEPINVLVVDDDRELAQFHATVLEEAGMVAKAVSDPEQVLGLLDTFDADLVLMDMYMPDCSGPELSRILRQIPGHVSLPIIYVSSETDVERQHKALAVGADGFLTKPIEPARLIAEVGLRAERMRILHSLMVRDGLTGLFNHNAIMQFLGVAVANARRAEKPLCFAMIDVDHFKAVNDTYGHPTGDQVLIALSRTLRLRLREDDLVGRYGGEEFAVVLNGVGAEQAKRILDALRTSFWNVTFFSDGQEFRCTFSVGVSDFPTFDTPDAMTEAADRALYRAKNGGRNRVEIAAAEDALPEPAPESTGTSHGS; via the coding sequence ATGGTCGCCGAACGGGGAAACGCCCCTGCGCCCGCAGCACCGAACAAGGCCGAATCCTTTCAGATCCGCAAGGCGCGGCTGCGCGCATCCTTTCTGTCTCAGTTGCCGGGGCGCCTTGCCGATGCCCGCCGCGCCGTCGCCGAGCTGCGCCCGGGCGAGATCGATCACGCACATCTCGACGCGCTCTACATCCTCTTCCATACCCTGAAGGGCTCGGGCGCCACCTTCGGCTTCCGACAGATCAGCGACGCCGCCAAAGCCGCCGAGCAGACCGTGCGGAACGCCATGGACTCGGGCGCTCCGGTCGAGGCCGCGCTGCCGAACGCGCTCGAACGCATGATGGACGATCTGGACGCGCTGGCGCTGGCCGCCGATGTGCAGGTGGACCCCGACGTGGCTCCCGGATTCGAGCTCCCTCGGTCCGAGCCGGCAGCCGGACAACCGTCAGACGCACGCCCCGGACAATCGGCGGATCGCAGCCAGCGGATGGTCTATCTCTGCGACGACGACCCCGATCTCGCCGCGCAACTGGCCGGTCAGCTCGGATGCTTCGGCTATCGCGTGCGGGCCTTCACGAACCTCCCCGATCTGCGCGAGGCAGTCGAAGCCGAACGCCCGTCGGCATTGATCCTCGACGTCGTTTTCCCGGAGGACGAGAACGCCGGGCCGAGGATGCTGGCCGAGCTCAGAAGCGGGAAGCAGGCGACGATTCCCTGCATCTTCATCTCTTGCCGCGACGACTTCGGCGGGCGCCTCCAGGCGGTGCGCGCCGGCGGCAACGCCTACTGCACCAAGCCGATCAAGATGGTCGAGCTGCTGGAATTCCTCGATCGTCTCACCAACCCGCATCCGCCCGAGCCCATCAACGTCCTGGTGGTGGACGACGACCGCGAGCTGGCCCAGTTCCACGCAACGGTACTGGAAGAGGCGGGCATGGTCGCCAAGGCGGTGAGCGATCCGGAACAGGTGCTGGGTCTGCTCGACACCTTCGATGCCGATCTCGTGCTGATGGACATGTACATGCCGGACTGCTCCGGCCCGGAGTTGTCTCGGATCCTGCGCCAGATCCCGGGTCATGTGAGCCTGCCGATCATCTATGTTTCCTCCGAGACCGACGTGGAGCGCCAGCACAAGGCGCTCGCGGTCGGGGCGGACGGCTTTCTGACCAAACCGATCGAACCGGCCCGATTGATCGCGGAGGTCGGTCTGCGAGCCGAGCGGATGCGCATCCTGCACTCCCTGATGGTCCGCGACGGTCTGACGGGACTCTTCAACCACAACGCGATTATGCAGTTCCTGGGGGTCGCCGTGGCGAACGCGCGCCGTGCCGAGAAGCCCCTGTGCTTCGCCATGATCGACGTCGATCACTTCAAAGCGGTCAACGACACCTACGGCCATCCGACCGGCGACCAGGTCCTGATCGCGCTGAGCCGGACGCTGCGCCTGCGCCTGCGCGAGGACGACCTGGTCGGACGATACGGCGGAGAGGAGTTCGCGGTGGTCCTCAACGGCGTGGGCGCCGAGCAGGCCAAGCGTATCCTCGACGCCCTGCGCACGAGCTTCTGGAATGTCACCTTCTTCTCCGACGGACAGGAATTCCGCTGCACCTTCAGCGTCGGGGTGTCGGACTTTCCGACCTTCGACACGCCGGACGCCATGACCGAAGCCGCCGATCGGGCGCTTTATCGAGCCAAGAACGGCGGTCGCAACCGGGTCGAGATCGCGGCGGCGGAAGACGCCTTGCCCGAACCTGCGCCTGAATCGACGGGGACATCCCATGGATCTTGA
- a CDS encoding response regulator — protein sequence MRILIVDDDPFAGAMAEAILDAEGHTCRLVESGIEALEALGDAQNGFDLIISDMHMPLLSGLDLFREMRDRGIATPFVLLTGDDPEPLRAQVPGLAACLTKDASLEATLPAAVAGI from the coding sequence ATGCGTATCTTGATCGTCGACGACGACCCCTTCGCCGGAGCCATGGCCGAGGCCATTCTGGATGCAGAGGGACACACCTGCAGGCTTGTCGAGAGCGGCATCGAGGCCCTTGAGGCCCTCGGCGATGCGCAGAACGGATTCGACCTGATCATCTCGGACATGCACATGCCGCTCTTGAGCGGTTTAGACCTGTTTCGGGAGATGCGCGATCGAGGTATCGCCACACCCTTTGTTCTGCTGACCGGGGACGACCCGGAGCCGTTGCGCGCGCAGGTGCCCGGCCTTGCCGCCTGCCTGACGAAGGATGCATCGCTCGAGGCCACCTTGCCGGCAGCCGTCGCCGGGATTTAA